The region TAGGCGGCTACAAGACCTGCACCGTGGTTATCGCCATAACAGCAGATCTAGGAAAGTTTTCGTGCTCTCTGCAATTTCACCTTTGAGGAATAGAAGTCTGCAATGCAagacatttattttctctgtaactGAATTATTGTTTATCCTGACCTCTTTGTTGGGTGGTGGTATGCTGTGTTCAACTCATACCCAAAACAAATTTCCCTTAAAGGAAGAGGATAAAGTCCGAGTTAAATGACATTATTTGAAGGTGAAATCCTTTTGTCAGTCCATGTTCACAATTTCTGTTATAACCACATAATGAAAGTGACATCACCCCTGACGTTCATACTACAGATGCTCCATTGATACAGCTGGTTTGTTACTTCGGATAGTAGGAGCCTGGCTCCACCAATCACATGGCTCTCGCCTGGCTCCACCAATCACATGGCTCTCGCCTGGCTCCACCAATCACATGGCTCTCGCCTGGTTCACAGCTCCAATCATGTGGCTTGTTTGACAGTCCATGCTGTAGCGCTAGCCTGTTCCTTCAGAAGGAAGACATACTGTGGGATTAAGAATTCCTTGCAATTATGTCGTGCTTTTTATCTGAATAGAACCCACAATGGAGAAAGAGGCCAAGGTCGGGCTGATTTAGAAAATCAACTTTATTAGTTTGTACCATTCATTATaatcacatttttatatatacagtaaaatccaGAAATGCCTGTGTTTATGGTctgtgtagtgctttttcatAGAGGTAACCTAACCTATGTTAGCCTGTGTTAGTCCTGTAACAGTCACTGAGTCACAGTCAGGGCTGACGGAAGAGGTATCATCAGTCTCAGTCCTTGTGCTCTGCTACTGTGGAGCCTCTTCAAGAACAATACTCAAGCCGCAGGGTCCAGCCCACACGCCTTGGCACCCTAAATTCCATCCCAACCACCAATCACAAGCCTTAGCTCATAGACTTCAGGGCAGTGTGACATCATCAGTAGGCTCTACCCCTTCCACTCTCTGGGCAGTGTCTAATGGAGATAGTTTGACATCACCAATATGCTCCGCCTCCTCCCACTCTCTGAGCAGTGTCTTACGGAGACAGTGTGACATCATTAGTAAGCTCCACCCCCCACTCTCTGGGCAGTGTGTAATGGAGATAGTATGACatcatcagtatttactgtgaCATCAATAACAACGTGACAGCCTTATCTATAGCTTCTGCCACTTTCTGGTACATTACAAAAGTGATTTTATTTGTCAGAACTCAAATTTTCAAACTCAACATGTTTATGCGTTGAATTTTCGCTTGAATAAAATAGGCAATTGtattctatatttatattttcctttgcagtttatgcaCATTAAATGTATTCTCTTTAAAGCAATATGTATATGATCATGGGACATCTTTGGAAGGGGAAGaatatttttacagtttatactgtactgGAGACAGTGTGACATCATCAATATCAGCAGCTTCTGCCTATGTTAAGCAGTATGTATGGGACACAGTGGGACATCGTTATTTCATCAGCTACCCAGAGAGTCTGAGGCTGTTGCCAATCTGCTTGGTTTTCCAGCTAAAAATTATGTCCATCCTGCTTCACAGAGAAGAGGACATTGCagcaaaataattacaataattaacACCTCGGCTAAGGAAGTAAAAGCCTTCTAATTAATATGTAACCCGTTTTATTAGGAAGAAGaattaaaaatggaatggtTCTTTTATCTTATTATTTGCAAATTTAATTCTCCTGCCATATCACGGAAGAAGCCAAATGTCATTAGATTTTGACCTAATTGAAGTTAGTAACTAAGCAAACTCACAGTAAAGCCAGTTCACTAAAACCTGGTGTGTGCAAGACTGTTCTGCCAGTGTTATTATAAAACTAATAACTTATCCAtctcacagtaaagtccatACAGAACAGCCTGTAGTGGCCCATATTGTTCTGTCAATGTCAGTGGAAGCCTGTTTATAAAGTTTCAGTTAAtcactaatccagctcacacaCGATACAGGCAGTCCTATCCTGTACATCTTGGAGTGTCTCAAACTGCTCCGTCATTGTCAGTGGGAGTCTGATTTAGTCCCAGTTAAAAACTAAATCAGGTTCACAGTAAAGTCAGCCCAGTCTGACCTGCAGTGTCTCAGACATCTCTGCCAGTGTTAATGGGAGTCAGAATATAATTGATGTTGACAAATAAATCAAGTTCACAGTGTAGTCAGCCCAGTCCAGTAGAGCCTGGAGTGCCTCACTGTTCTATCAGTGGGAGTCTAATTGTAACCTCAGTTACAGTCAGTCTTGTACAGCCTTGAGTAGCTCAGTATCTCTCTGTTGTTACTGTCAATGGAGTCTGATTAAAATCTCACTTAATAACTAATCAAAATCACAGTGTAGCTAGTCCAGTctggagtgtctcacactgctTTGTGCGTCAGTGTCAGTAGGAGACCAATTATAATTCCAGTTATGACCTATTCCAGATCACAGTAAATTCAGTCCACTCCCCTCCAGGATGGTGTGGCTCATACTGTTGTCAGTGGGAATGTTATTATAATCTGAATTCAtaactaatcaagatcacagtacAGTCAGTCCTGCACAATGAAGATTTAAGTGGCTCAGACGTATTTGTCaagaacaaaatgcattttaaaaacactatACTAACTACAATTATCCTAAAATATCCATTCATaacctaattattttaaaaagataattgcatatatgtatgtatatagAATATTCTATAAAAGCCTTTAGACAAGTTGCTACACCAATATATAGCTGCACTCAAATCCCCTTCTAAAAGATCAAGACTAGAGTATGAGATACAGGATTAAATTGAAGCCCTCTTTTCACTCACACAGTCTGTGATTGTACCCATCTATatgtctctctgtgcagtgttaaagtactgtagtgtccagtcagtgtgtctgtactgtattaacccctctctctcagtgcagtgttaatgtactggagtgtccagtcagtgtgtctgtactgtattaacccctctctctcagtgcagtgttaaagtactgtagtgtccagtcagtgtgtctgtactgtattaacccctctctctcagtgcagtgttaatgtactggagtgtccagtcagtgtgtctgtactgtattaacccctctctctcagtgcagtgttaatgtactgtagtgtccagtcagtgtgtctgtactgtattaacccctctctctcagtgcagtgttaatgtactggagtgtccagtcagacGTGCCCATCCTCAATACCGGCCAGCTGTTCCTCCAGTTGTGCTATCCGTTGTCCCTGAGAGAGAACAAGAGATCGAAGGGCACGGACCTCTGCCAGGATTTCATTAAGCCGCTCCTCCTCAgcctgaaagagagagaggttaatgcAGGACAAACATATTGAgtgacttaacactgtactgagtgaggttaagataagatcagatcagatcactttactggccaaatacaatttattttcccATACTCCAACTTTCTCTCCATtaggacacagacagggagaaaagcttggggtcagagcgcagggtcagccatttaaacgacacccctggagtagttggggataagggcctttctcaggggcccaatggagtaggattcctctgccagccttccagccacaggcacagatccttagccacagagccactgcaccaccccagttaatacagtccagacacactgactggacactccagtacattaacactgcactgagagagaggggttaatacagcacagacacactgactggacactccaggacattaacactgcactgagagagaggggttaatacagtacagacacactgactggacactccagtacattaacactgcactgagagagaggggttaatacagtacagacacactgactggacactccagtacattaacactgcactgagagagaggggttaatacagtacaggcacactgactggacactacagtacatgaacactgcactgagagagaggggttaatatagtacagacacactgactggacactacagtacattaacactgcactgagagagaggggttcatacaggacagacacactgactggactgaTGAATGTTTCCCTCACCTCTTTTTCTGCAGTGTTGGGAGCAGCAACATGGCCAGTATCAGCTTCATCATCCCCATCATTATCTTCATCATTCTGTCCCCGAGAAAGAGTTCTGGTTACCGTGGTAGCAGCAGCTTCTGCCCTCTGGGTGTCACCCCCCTCCATTCCCTTGGGGGTAACAGGGGGTGAGTCGGGGGGGGTGGAAGGGGAAGGCACCGTGCTAGCTGCGGCGCCAGCTGTCAGGGGGGGCCTCTTGGGGGTGAACTTGACGTCACGCTGCTTGGAGGGAGTGTAGCCTCCACTCAGAGAGACCAGGACAGGGGGAGCGTCTCGGCCCGCAACCCACTCCTCAGCCAGCAGGGGGGGCTCCAGTCCTGCTGTGTCCGGATAGAGGTCTTGCTGAAAGAGGTCagactgagacagagagagagaagaaatagaaattggggagaaatagagacaagAGGttcacttcctactgcactgtgacagatactctgggattagagaaacattcttcccgaaattcagaactctaatcccagagttcccacacctgccggaatcacaacgggtcccaatcctactgggagagggaggagggaactcagttgatctggcagcccagtatgtgatctcctgtcacagcctgaggaacagtgagcctgtctcccaataatgctccagccgcctacagtatatgtcaatattatataatatgtctttgttgtaaatgtctgtaacatgtctgtagatttctattttacttttattttttgttttgtttcatgtatatatcattactttcatttgctttggcaacactgattgtacccatcggtcatgctaataaagcaccttgaattgaattgaattgagagagagagagacagggcaggagGGTCAATCCTGAAGCACTGACTGCCTGGACAGCTCCTCTTCCTTCCCCCAGCCACCCCTCCCTTCTCTACTCGGGCGAGACTCTGGAGTATTCAAATGAATGGGGGAATGCAGTACACACTAGAGAAACAAAACCCAAATTCTGTGTAGATTCATCTTTCGTTAATAAATCCAATCCATAACAAAACCCTTACAAGTTCCAGTTAACTCCTAAGTTTTCAAGCCTAAACTGGCATTAGGACTGCCGGTTGACTGCCAGTGTTAAAGCCCAGGAGTTAAGTAAACATATCTGTGTTATCTAAACACCCTAACGTTCAGGATGCCGGTAACACAGCCCTCCCTGAACTGCAGGATCTTAGACCTTCAGATCATTCTTTCAGGGTATACAGAGACATGACGTCATCACAAAGTTGTGACATCCTCACAAAAGCTGTGAGATCATCACTCATTCACACCCCCCCCATCCTCTGCACCCGTCTACTGATACACTGACTACTGCAGCTCCTGAGGGATGTCCAATTCTGCACAGGGCCAATCAGCTGAACCCTATTCTCCCTGTGGAAAACTGGGCACGCAGGCTTGACAGACCACTCGGGTACATACCGATCCGACTACTACCACCAAATGTGAGACTGCCGACCCTGAGCCACAAACTGCAGCCCAAGCATCCACGTTTAATCTGGTGATATGCTGGCTCAGGGGTTGGCAGCCCCATACCAGGAAACGGCTCCCTTCCCCGGGACAAGATCTGCTCCTACCTTTCGAGGAACGGTCATGGAAATGGGCTCACACTTCCTCTCGTGCAGCTTGTAGAACCTGAGCGGACAGAGGGAGTGAAGTCAGTCCAGCTCAGAGCGTGCACCCCGCACTCTGGGTGGGGGAGGGGTACCGTGAGATCAAAGTAAGGAACTCTCCTGCCCCTCCCCATGCAGATCCAGATTCCGAGATCTGAAGATTAACCAACACCGACAGCAGATTCCTCCCCCTCCTGACAAGCAGGGACCCCAAGAAGAGAACAGTAATGAGATAAGAAGAACATCAGAAAACGAGAGAGGTCGCAAACAAGAGGAGAGACCCTTgtgcccatctagcctgttcgGTAGTCAGTAGTTAATTGACCCccagatctcatccagctgtttcttgaaagaaaccagagaaTTGGCCTCAACAACCTGGAAGAAGTCAATTTACAACAGAGAACGGGAGGCACATCCTTTCCACAACGGGTTCTCTCTCCAGCCCCAGTCTGTCGCAGCAGGGCAGTTTATGGCCACCCAGCTGGGGCTGCACCCTGTGGGGTGCTCTAGTGGGAAAAGAAAGAGGCTGTCCCTCAGGTACCTGGCTATCTCACACTTGTTGACATCAACCCCTCTCTTGCACAGGAAGCCCATCCCCCTCTGGGGCTCCTTGCTGGTGAAGCTGTTCAGGAAGTGAACAAAGGGCGGCTCCGCTGTCACCTCGAAGTAGCGGATGCTGCAGTCTCCCTGCGGGATGAGgagaggagaggcagagaggggtTAACTCAGCACCATCAGTCACAGTccagacacagagagaaacaGTCCTGTATCTCACATTCCCACATGGGGAGATGTTGTTGGGGCTGCAGACTGCAGAGATGGAGACAAGCTAAACAGCAACACAATTACTTACTTCATTTTTTTGTCCCATATGGGAAATTTTCTTTGCATCCAGGTAAAATGAGATAACTAAATGCAtaatatatttaacacataAATCAGTTAACAAGTACAAAACATTCTGTACATACAATACAGTGCTGCGCTACAAcactaattacatcactgcTAAAGAAGAGTAAGAGTACTGGTCCTAGtacagacccctgtggtactccactaattaaataattgatataattaagaagagcagtggtcctggTACAGTTCCTTGCAGTACtacattaattttcattttcttactaTGTTAATAGGAAAAGACCAGGAATGTCTGTGATGTGTACATGTTAATAGATATTGCCTTGTCAACACTATTTttctgtggttttttttttaaatggcatacattttcttttaaatgaaagaGCTCTGCAAGTGTAGCAGCCCTGCAAAGCACATGAGTTTGAGAAGTCTCACCTTCCCGCAGAGGTAGACAATGTTGGTGTCGGGGTCATAGAAAGGCAACAGGACTCCATTGCTGCTGTCCATCTCCTGCATCACCATGGGCTCCTCCAGATCATTCTGTCGGGGCATACAGAGACATGACATCATCATAAAGTTGTGACATCATCACTCATTCACAACTACACAGAGTGAAAAGGCATCACAGACTTGAATCACCACATACTAATCTTCATGCACTCACCAAACCATAAAGAGTTGTACAATACTGCACAACGTAAGCAATGTGTGGCTATTGTGGTTGTAGTCTTGTATATGTAGTGTAATTTGTGTACACACAGTGTGTATGTTAAGGGTGCAGCAGTATATTTTGACCTTAGGGGTTCTGGGATATTTTTTCCATAAACGTTTTGAAGGATCGTTAGTTTTTTTGCCTAATTTAAAATGTCCATTTTCACTCTGTTGAAAACATTTCATAGCCATTAGTGGGAAAGATTCAggtgttttcagttttcaaattcTTTATCTTAAAGAGTGATTATTATTTCAGATGCTAAGTAAATTAAGTAAATGAAAACAACACAAGCTGTTTCTGAGATTCAAAGAATGTGTACTGCTTAAAAACTCTGAAATACACTAAATTCCCACTGCAGGACCACGTTTTGTGGCTAAGTGAAATAAATCCAAAGAACCCATCTCAGAAATACAAGGCGCAAGGAGACTCACCCTGCATAGGATAACAATTAACTCTGCCAaaggtactccactaattacataaCTGATCTAATTCAGAATAGCAGTGGTCCCAGTACAGACCCCAGTGGTACACCACTAATTACAGCATTAATCTAATAAAGAAGATCTGTCACCGCTGTCACCCTTCTCTCTTCACAGTCCCACTCCCTCACTCCACCCTGTTCCCCACCCATCTCACCACATCCCACAGTGCCAGCTGTCTCTCGCTCATCCGGCTGAAGCCAGTGGTGAAGATCTTTCCATCAGACAGAAACACAGCTCTCATGGGTCTGGAGCCATCGTGAGCCCTTTCCTTGAcctgagaaagagagaggggttaatacagtccagacacactgactggacactacagtatattaacactgcactgagagagaggggttaatacagtacagacacacagactggacactccagtacattaacactgtactgagagagaggggttaatacagtccagacacactgactggacactccagtacattaacactgcactgagagagaggggttaatacagtccagacacactgactggacactccagtacattaacactgcactgagagagaggggttaatacagtccagacacactgactggacactccagtacattaacactgcactgagagagaggggttaatacagtccagacacactgactggacactccagtacattaacactgcactgagagaggggttaatatagtacagacacactgtctggacgctccagtacattaacactgcactgagagagaggggttcatacagtacagacacactgactggacactccagtacattaacactgcactgagagagaggggttaatacagtacagaccaatgactggacactccagtacattaacactgcactgagagaggggttaatatagtacagacacactgactggacactccagtacattaacactgcactgagagagaggggttcatacagtacagacacactgactggacactccagtacattaacactgcactgagagaggggttaatacagtacagaccaatgactggacactccagtacattaacactgcactgagagaggggttaatacagtacagacacacttactggacactccagtacattaacactgcactgagagattGAGAGAGGGATCTGATTCAGTAAGAGATAGCTCTGCAAAGATGCTCCCATCTTGGCTTAACACTCAGGCTCTGCAGTAGGGCTTTGAGCCAAGATGGCCACCCATTTATTGAGAGAATGCAGAATAAGACAGCTGGTCTCTGTCTTCACAGAGATGGAAGGAAAAGGAGCTGTCAGGACTGTCAGGATAAGCTCTCCATGGAATAAGCCACACCTCTGTGCTTATTACAATGCTTAGAAGACCAGCTGGGAAGAAAAGGTTTCAGTCTATGTCTGGGCTCCAGAGTGGATAACGGAGGGTGAGGGATCCGGAGGATGAGAGCTCATTTGCAATGGATTGGGTATCTTACAGGCCAGAGGACTGTATAACAAAGACTGTACTGAGGGGTATCACAGTTGCAAGAAGGGCTGTGTAGTAGCTTAATAGCCAGTTTCAATGGAGTACAGTATGCTGCTGAGGAACAGGACTGGCTAGCTGAATCAGGGCTACTTAGGACCTAGAGAAGACATACTGACCTACTGGATACCTCAGGACTACAACACTGCTGACTATAAGTGAACTACATAGAGCAGACATTTCAATAGAGATCaaaagacagagacacagacaaatCTAAACACTCTGTAGTGATATTAAGGTAAGCAGTTCTCCCTGCCTTGACCACAGTTCCTCTGCGGGGGTCGATGACACGCAGAGCCTTGTCCTTGCAGGCAGTGCAGAGCAGACTGCCATCTCTATTCCAGGTCACGCTGTAGATCATGTCAGGGTGAGAGTCCTCCAGCCTGTATAGCAACTCCCCACTGCCCACAtcccagacacacagcacattgTCACAGCCTGGggacagagaggggggttaatacagacacatggcacactgtcacagcctggggcagagagaggggttaatactgacACACGGcaccctgtcacagcctggggcagagagaggggttaatactgacACACGGcaccctgtcacagcctggggcagagagaggggttaatactgacACACGGcaccctgtcacagcctggggcagagagaggggttaatactgacACACGGcaccctgtcacagcctggggcagagagaggggttaatactgacACACGGcaccctgtcacagcctggggcagagagaggggttaatactgacACACGGcaccctgtcacagcc is a window of Lepisosteus oculatus isolate fLepOcu1 chromosome 6, fLepOcu1.hap2, whole genome shotgun sequence DNA encoding:
- the LOC102691616 gene encoding coronin-1B-like, whose protein sequence is MSFRRVVRQSKFRHVFGQAWRVEQCFDDVRVSRVTWDTPLCAVNPKFLAIIIEASGGGAFLVLPLHKCGRVDMSCPSVCGHSAPVLDIQWCPHDDNIIASSGEDCTVKVWQIPDEGLVTPMTEPLVSLEGHSKRVGILAWHPTALNVLLSAGCDNVLCVWDVGSGELLYRLEDSHPDMIYSVTWNRDGSLLCTACKDKALRVIDPRRGTVVKVKERAHDGSRPMRAVFLSDGKIFTTGFSRMSERQLALWDVNDLEEPMVMQEMDSSNGVLLPFYDPDTNIVYLCGKGDCSIRYFEVTAEPPFVHFLNSFTSKEPQRGMGFLCKRGVDVNKCEIARFYKLHERKCEPISMTVPRKSDLFQQDLYPDTAGLEPPLLAEEWVAGRDAPPVLVSLSGGYTPSKQRDVKFTPKRPPLTAGAAASTVPSPSTPPDSPPVTPKGMEGGDTQRAEAAATTVTRTLSRGQNDEDNDGDDEADTGHVAAPNTAEKEAEEERLNEILAEVRALRSLVLSQGQRIAQLEEQLAGIEDGHV